Proteins from a single region of Acidianus ambivalens:
- a CDS encoding ABC transporter permease, whose protein sequence is MGFASYLAKRAVERLILLLIFTAFVWMLVLGIPQLLGINPAYHFLNPSEFIHSKNPELAEQLAIQSIDRGLGLCYPLEVQFFIYFIHMLTLNLGVCPVNHQSVAVCLLSALPFTVILTIPPVLFQTLASIYLGSIAAIKRNTKTDVAIMSYFIIDYNLPIFVVTLFLWFLFAVVLKIYPISVYNEVHDWTNIVTDLKVFWLPWLILTFIYGFSNRGILMRNAMIENLDSDFIKYERLAGLREKIVRAHARRVSIIPVIVRTAIDLAFAISGDFFIEVYFGIPGLGYKLFYAALSDEIMIVLGSTFVLTLYAIILLYFVDLVEFIIDPRARRSVK, encoded by the coding sequence TTGGGTTTTGCTTCTTATTTAGCTAAGAGGGCTGTAGAAAGGTTAATTTTGCTCTTGATTTTTACAGCATTCGTCTGGATGTTAGTTCTTGGAATTCCTCAGCTTTTAGGAATAAACCCTGCTTATCACTTTCTTAATCCATCAGAGTTCATTCATTCTAAAAATCCAGAACTTGCAGAGCAATTAGCAATACAATCTATAGATAGAGGATTAGGACTTTGTTATCCTTTAGAGGTACAATTCTTTATTTATTTTATTCATATGCTAACGCTTAATCTAGGAGTTTGTCCAGTTAATCATCAAAGTGTAGCAGTCTGCTTGCTTTCTGCTTTACCTTTTACGGTAATATTAACTATACCTCCAGTTTTATTTCAGACATTAGCTAGTATATATCTAGGTTCTATAGCTGCAATAAAGAGGAATACAAAGACAGACGTTGCTATAATGAGTTATTTTATAATAGATTACAACTTACCTATCTTTGTAGTAACTTTGTTTTTATGGTTTTTATTTGCTGTAGTGCTAAAGATTTATCCCATTTCAGTATATAACGAGGTTCATGATTGGACAAATATCGTTACGGACTTAAAGGTATTCTGGCTACCTTGGCTCATTCTAACTTTCATATACGGATTTTCAAATAGAGGAATATTAATGAGAAATGCTATGATAGAAAATCTAGACTCGGACTTTATAAAATATGAGAGGTTAGCAGGTTTAAGGGAAAAGATAGTAAGAGCTCATGCAAGAAGAGTTTCAATTATTCCAGTAATAGTTAGAACTGCCATTGATTTAGCTTTTGCGATATCTGGGGACTTTTTCATTGAAGTATATTTTGGCATACCCGGCTTAGGCTATAAGTTATTTTATGCAGCATTAAGTGACGAGATAATGATAGTTCTTGGCTCAACATTTGTGTTAACTTTATACGCTATTATCTTACTATATTTCGTGGATCTAGTGGAATTCATAATAGATCCTAGAGCTAGGAGGTCGGTGAAGTGA